A single window of Cytobacillus luteolus DNA harbors:
- a CDS encoding NUDIX hydrolase, which produces MDLKHIQRQLENRTRKIMGSENFAQFSVLLPLLEKGGETHILFEVRSQNLRRQPGEICFPGGRIDPDDQNDRYTAIRETTEELGISESYIENVWPLDYMVTAFGTIIYPYVGLITEPERIIPNPTEVEEIFTVPLSYFQSTKPDCYKINFNLQPEPNFPFNLIEGGKDYNWAARKVDEYFYHYEGRVIWGLTARILTHFLELLNQKSKRGG; this is translated from the coding sequence ATGGATCTAAAGCACATACAAAGGCAATTAGAAAATCGAACAAGAAAAATTATGGGAAGTGAAAACTTCGCACAGTTTTCTGTTCTGCTCCCTTTGCTTGAAAAAGGTGGCGAAACCCACATTCTATTTGAAGTCCGTTCTCAAAATTTGAGAAGACAGCCTGGAGAGATATGTTTTCCAGGAGGAAGAATTGATCCAGATGACCAAAATGATCGTTACACAGCTATTCGTGAGACAACTGAGGAGTTAGGTATTTCAGAGTCCTATATTGAAAACGTTTGGCCACTTGATTATATGGTTACCGCTTTTGGAACAATCATATATCCTTATGTTGGTTTAATAACCGAGCCGGAGAGGATCATTCCTAATCCTACTGAAGTTGAAGAGATATTTACCGTACCACTATCTTACTTTCAAAGCACAAAACCTGATTGTTATAAGATAAATTTCAATCTTCAACCTGAACCAAACTTTCCTTTTAATTTAATTGAAGGTGGAAAGGATTACAATTGGGCGGCACGTAAGGTAGATGAATACTTTTATCATTATGAGGGCCGGGTGATATGGGGACTCACCGCGCGAATCCTTACACACTTTCTAGAACTTTTAAATCAAAAAAGTAAAAGGGGAGGCTGA
- a CDS encoding VanW family protein translates to MLSILALMSIFLQPINPQENLILTKKGETISIVNRGEFSIPLLTVPVIDESKYNQFINDLDSLVYEKPINAKFGKYGELLQEKVGYRLNQDKFRSMFYNYFFNEGPLKVAIPLSTIYPRVDSELLVSIHTKQIGQYMTYYKTRNKERSHNIGLATEAINNTVVFPGETFSFNEVVGKRTEEKGYLPAPIIIKGELSEGIGGGICQVSSTLFNSVDLAGLDIVQRYSHSKQVPYVPPGRDATVSWYGPDFRFKNTYNQPILIRAFTSGGRCIIKIYSSDVINYKPRTI, encoded by the coding sequence TTGTTGAGTATTTTGGCACTTATGTCGATTTTTTTACAACCAATCAACCCACAAGAAAATTTGATTCTTACCAAAAAGGGCGAGACCATTTCTATAGTAAACAGAGGCGAGTTTTCCATCCCCCTCTTAACCGTACCAGTTATAGATGAGTCTAAGTACAACCAATTTATTAATGACTTAGATTCTCTTGTATATGAAAAACCGATAAATGCAAAATTTGGAAAGTACGGTGAATTACTCCAAGAAAAAGTTGGCTATAGATTAAATCAAGATAAATTTAGAAGCATGTTTTATAACTACTTTTTTAATGAGGGCCCTCTAAAAGTAGCAATCCCTCTTTCTACAATTTACCCTAGGGTGGACAGTGAATTGCTTGTCTCAATACATACAAAACAGATTGGGCAATATATGACCTATTATAAAACACGTAATAAAGAGCGGTCTCATAATATTGGACTAGCAACCGAAGCAATAAACAACACTGTTGTTTTTCCTGGAGAAACGTTTTCTTTCAATGAAGTAGTAGGAAAAAGAACCGAGGAAAAAGGATATCTTCCTGCTCCCATCATTATTAAAGGTGAGTTATCTGAGGGAATTGGTGGTGGGATATGCCAGGTCTCTTCAACACTTTTTAATTCCGTTGATTTAGCTGGACTAGATATTGTACAGAGATACTCACATAGTAAGCAAGTTCCATATGTACCACCTGGAAGAGATGCAACTGTTAGTTGGTATGGTCCTGATTTTCGATTTAAAAATACGTACAATCAACCTATATTAATTCGTGCCTTTACTTCAGGCGGAAGGTGTATTATCAAGATTTATTCCTCTGATGTAATTAACTACAAACCAAGAACAATATAG
- a CDS encoding DUF421 domain-containing protein — MGETLKEILVVYGRILTIYPLLLFAALMMGKRSIGELPVFDFLIILSLGSLVGADIADPKIVHLHTALAVVGVALLQRVFSSWSIKRRWFGRLITFEPTIVIRNGEFVMGAMKKIRYSLDNILQMLREKDVFDLSEVDVGIIEANGKLTVLKKATKLTPTLEDLNIFKSKAGVSYPVIVEGKIYTDILNQLELDEAWVLGELSKHGLNRNDIFFASVNAKNELTYSVVNNKTSSPPDILH; from the coding sequence ATGGGTGAAACTTTGAAAGAGATACTTGTTGTGTATGGTCGAATACTTACTATCTATCCATTACTATTATTTGCGGCATTAATGATGGGAAAGCGCTCTATCGGTGAACTACCCGTCTTTGACTTTTTAATCATTTTATCCTTAGGTTCACTTGTCGGTGCAGACATTGCAGACCCGAAGATTGTCCATTTACACACTGCCTTAGCCGTTGTTGGTGTTGCACTTTTACAACGTGTGTTTTCAAGTTGGTCCATTAAAAGACGTTGGTTTGGAAGGTTAATTACCTTTGAACCAACCATAGTCATTCGAAATGGAGAATTTGTTATGGGTGCAATGAAGAAGATTCGTTATTCATTAGATAATATTTTACAGATGCTAAGAGAGAAAGATGTTTTTGATCTTAGCGAAGTCGATGTTGGAATTATTGAGGCTAACGGTAAATTAACCGTATTAAAAAAGGCTACTAAATTAACACCTACTTTAGAAGACCTTAATATTTTCAAAAGTAAAGCGGGTGTCTCTTATCCGGTCATAGTTGAAGGAAAAATATACACCGATATCCTCAACCAGTTAGAATTGGATGAAGCATGGGTTCTAGGTGAGCTTTCAAAACATGGTCTAAATCGAAATGACATTTTCTTCGCTTCAGTAAATGCAAAAAACGAACTCACTTATTCAGTTGTAAATAATAAGACCAGTTCTCCACCAGATATTTTGCATTAG
- a CDS encoding serine/threonine protein kinase has protein sequence MEDRWKSVDEDLRNIKITSTKNNELVTIGQYSQVLECIGVGTDAAVFKQRYEPSFAFKVYAEDKLSKLDAEFLVYQKLGKAEWFPVLFGRGHNYLVISYEEGMTLYDCLRTGTHIPYSVLKDVEEARDDCLRKGLNPRDIHLKNILLQNGKAKLLDVSEYIHPGNDYRWNYLKQGYEEYYDLIDGKRIPLWIIESVRLLYQQSADQSFDFQVFTKKLVNRFKSFLSVK, from the coding sequence ATGGAGGACAGATGGAAGAGTGTTGATGAGGATCTACGTAATATAAAAATCACTTCAACTAAAAATAATGAACTGGTAACAATAGGTCAGTATAGTCAAGTATTAGAGTGTATTGGGGTTGGTACAGATGCAGCTGTATTCAAGCAGCGATATGAACCTTCTTTTGCTTTTAAGGTGTATGCAGAAGATAAATTAAGTAAGTTGGATGCTGAGTTCTTAGTGTATCAAAAGCTAGGGAAAGCAGAATGGTTTCCAGTCTTATTCGGTAGAGGCCATAATTATCTTGTTATAAGCTACGAAGAAGGTATGACCTTATATGACTGTCTTCGAACCGGCACACATATCCCATACAGTGTGTTAAAGGATGTTGAGGAAGCAAGAGATGACTGTCTGAGGAAGGGGTTAAATCCAAGGGACATTCATTTAAAAAATATTTTACTTCAAAATGGAAAAGCTAAGCTGTTAGACGTTTCAGAATATATTCACCCCGGTAACGATTATCGCTGGAATTATTTAAAACAAGGGTATGAAGAGTACTATGATTTAATAGACGGCAAAAGGATTCCATTATGGATCATTGAATCAGTTCGACTATTATATCAACAGTCAGCAGACCAATCATTTGATTTTCAAGTATTTACAAAAAAACTAGTCAATAGATTTAAGAGCTTTTTAAGTGTGAAGTAA
- a CDS encoding YjcZ family sporulation protein: MSGVGYGGGFALIVVLFILLIIVGASWM; this comes from the coding sequence ATGAGTGGAGTTGGTTATGGCGGTGGATTCGCACTAATCGTAGTGCTTTTCATCTTGTTGATCATTGTTGGCGCATCTTGGATGTAA
- a CDS encoding YjcZ family sporulation protein: MSGVGYGGGFALIVVLFILLIIVGASWM; this comes from the coding sequence ATGAGTGGAGTTGGTTATGGTGGTGGATTCGCACTAATCGTTGTGCTATTCATCTTGTTAATCATTGTTGGCGCATCTTGGATGTAA
- the map gene encoding type I methionyl aminopeptidase, which translates to MIVKNEEELQALKEIGKIVATIRDEMIQMTRPGITTKELDEHAKILFEKFDAVSGPKGEYDFPGYTCISVNEEIAHGIPGSRVIKEGDLVNIDVSGSKNGYFADTGLSFVVGEGEEVLVKICKVAKEAFEAGLKKCRAGSKLNGIGKAVHNVAKKNGLTVIKDLTGHGVGRALHEPPSHVLNYFDPWDNELLQDGMVIAFEPFISTNSEHITQLSDGWTYVPKENSFVAQIEHTIIITKDEPIIITL; encoded by the coding sequence ATGATTGTTAAAAACGAAGAAGAACTACAAGCTTTAAAAGAAATTGGAAAAATTGTTGCGACCATTCGTGATGAGATGATCCAAATGACGAGGCCCGGAATCACCACAAAAGAATTAGACGAACATGCTAAAATATTATTTGAAAAGTTTGATGCAGTCTCGGGCCCAAAGGGAGAATATGATTTCCCTGGCTATACTTGTATTAGTGTTAATGAAGAAATTGCTCATGGAATTCCGGGTTCTCGAGTAATTAAAGAGGGAGATCTCGTTAATATTGATGTGTCAGGCTCAAAAAATGGCTATTTTGCAGATACCGGACTTTCCTTTGTGGTTGGTGAAGGGGAGGAAGTATTAGTTAAAATTTGCAAGGTTGCTAAAGAGGCATTTGAAGCGGGCTTGAAAAAATGTAGGGCTGGTTCAAAGCTTAATGGGATTGGTAAGGCTGTCCATAATGTAGCGAAAAAGAATGGTTTAACGGTTATTAAGGATTTAACAGGTCATGGGGTAGGCCGTGCCCTTCATGAGCCTCCAAGTCATGTGTTAAATTATTTCGATCCGTGGGATAATGAACTGCTTCAGGATGGTATGGTGATTGCGTTTGAACCATTTATATCTACAAATTCTGAGCATATTACTCAACTAAGTGACGGCTGGACTTATGTTCCTAAGGAGAATAGTTTTGTAGCACAAATCGAACATACGATTATCATAACTAAGGATGAGCCAATTATTATTACTTTGTAA
- a CDS encoding DL-endopeptidase inhibitor IseA family protein, which translates to MNIKKLIITGLTIGLLTTPFSQASEASQVNEKSVVSLVNAKKEISSKQVVSLSHKFASTKAYVQSGGSYKEGEYKSFMYKDQFYRFLSSDIDTKKELLKYLKRTLTHKAAEQFIEEMGIIEYNGKLAQLEADGGSLLQWEKAETEYIKTEKNRKFYRITVPVGETDQKVMYMAEFKYVGKVGWRIDKEPYLDLDIPFNINPALIFFNYLLVDSTHSKEQLIDSTTFNVNTFKKGIKKVEVKELTEISRSKYQVEYKAKIYVELENGYKGSLSTGVNQLFFLIQQTNEMEFKIESIGTSEHLSY; encoded by the coding sequence ATGAACATCAAAAAACTAATAATCACTGGATTAACAATTGGATTACTAACAACACCATTTTCTCAAGCTAGCGAGGCTTCGCAAGTTAATGAAAAAAGCGTTGTATCACTAGTTAATGCAAAAAAAGAAATATCTTCGAAGCAAGTCGTTTCCTTATCACACAAGTTTGCCTCAACAAAGGCATATGTACAGTCAGGAGGAAGTTATAAAGAAGGCGAATACAAATCTTTTATGTATAAAGACCAGTTTTATCGTTTTTTATCTTCTGATATTGATACAAAAAAGGAGTTACTGAAATACCTAAAACGTACTTTAACTCATAAAGCAGCCGAGCAGTTTATTGAGGAAATGGGAATAATTGAATATAACGGTAAATTGGCCCAGCTAGAAGCAGACGGGGGATCTTTATTACAATGGGAAAAGGCTGAAACAGAATATATCAAGACAGAGAAAAATAGAAAGTTCTATCGTATAACTGTTCCAGTAGGCGAAACAGATCAAAAAGTAATGTACATGGCTGAATTTAAATATGTTGGAAAAGTAGGTTGGAGAATAGACAAAGAACCCTATTTAGATTTGGATATCCCATTTAACATAAATCCAGCGCTTATTTTCTTTAATTATTTACTAGTTGACTCTACCCATTCAAAAGAACAATTGATTGACTCTACCACTTTTAATGTAAATACATTTAAAAAAGGAATTAAAAAAGTTGAGGTTAAAGAATTAACAGAGATTTCTAGAAGTAAATACCAGGTTGAATACAAAGCTAAAATTTATGTAGAACTTGAAAATGGATATAAAGGTTCTTTATCAACTGGAGTAAACCAATTATTCTTCCTAATTCAACAAACAAATGAGATGGAATTTAAAATTGAAAGTATTGGTACCAGTGAACACTTATCTTATTAG
- a CDS encoding DUF1648 domain-containing protein yields the protein MYKENKRPKLNLKTTPLEFILNAISLCLIILSVVYLIVEWPSLPNQVPMHFNGVGEADGWGSKWTVWVLIFIGSLLWVGMLILSRFPHVFNYLTEITDENAEFQYKNAKLMMTLVNTIIIVNFTYLSYQIVQVAKGLSNGLGTWNMLIFILVLLGTIFTFMFRSLRVK from the coding sequence ATGTACAAAGAAAACAAGCGCCCTAAACTCAACTTGAAAACCACACCATTGGAATTTATATTAAATGCTATATCCCTATGTTTAATCATTTTGTCGGTAGTTTATCTTATAGTTGAATGGCCTAGCTTACCTAATCAGGTTCCAATGCATTTTAATGGAGTTGGAGAGGCTGACGGGTGGGGGAGTAAATGGACAGTTTGGGTTCTTATTTTCATCGGAAGTCTATTATGGGTAGGTATGTTAATCTTATCGCGCTTTCCACATGTATTTAATTATCTAACTGAGATTACAGATGAGAATGCAGAGTTTCAATATAAGAATGCTAAATTGATGATGACTTTAGTAAATACAATAATCATCGTAAACTTCACATACTTAAGTTATCAAATTGTACAGGTAGCAAAAGGTCTTTCAAATGGATTGGGGACATGGAATATGTTGATATTTATTTTGGTTTTATTAGGAACAATATTTACATTTATGTTTCGATCCTTACGTGTAAAATAA
- a CDS encoding VUT family protein, whose amino-acid sequence MRILFYLLSIVAANVVTAKFAPMQVGVFLVPMGTFLIGATFIFRDLVQNKYGRKKTYMFIGLALLMSALVSYLLGDTLLIVVASALAFIVAETTDTEIYTRLKLPMAWRVFYSGLVGGFLDSVIFVVIGLSPIGAGFLTWEMVIFAILGQVIFKTIVQAIGALVLNQIHSKSNKQEPLIS is encoded by the coding sequence ATGAGGATTTTATTTTATTTATTGTCAATTGTTGCTGCTAACGTAGTAACAGCAAAGTTTGCCCCAATGCAGGTGGGAGTTTTCTTAGTACCAATGGGGACATTCTTAATCGGTGCAACTTTTATTTTTAGGGATCTTGTCCAAAATAAATATGGGCGAAAAAAGACCTATATGTTCATTGGATTAGCTCTGCTTATGTCAGCACTTGTTTCGTATTTATTAGGTGATACACTGCTGATTGTTGTTGCGTCTGCCTTAGCATTTATAGTTGCTGAAACAACCGATACAGAAATATATACAAGATTAAAATTACCAATGGCCTGGAGAGTGTTTTATAGCGGTCTTGTTGGTGGATTCCTTGATTCAGTTATTTTTGTTGTAATCGGATTAAGCCCAATTGGAGCAGGATTCCTAACATGGGAAATGGTCATTTTTGCAATTCTAGGTCAAGTGATATTTAAAACAATCGTTCAGGCAATAGGTGCGCTTGTATTGAATCAAATTCACTCTAAATCTAATAAACAAGAACCACTTATTAGCTAA
- a CDS encoding NUDIX hydrolase, whose protein sequence is MIRKAVGAIIYQEDEILLVHKVKMSEAKSGPEKIVGEWDFPKGGVKPTDFNLEEALLRELYEETGSKEYQIKGKFDQKVCFEFSQDIKEKIGYDSQETTMFYVEFQGERALLQPIDDEISQVKFVKRDKVLDELSYGETKEYYRLVVIKRC, encoded by the coding sequence ATGATACGAAAAGCAGTGGGGGCTATTATTTATCAAGAAGATGAAATTCTACTTGTACATAAGGTGAAAATGAGCGAGGCAAAATCAGGGCCAGAAAAGATAGTAGGAGAATGGGATTTCCCAAAAGGTGGAGTCAAACCGACTGATTTTAATCTTGAAGAAGCACTACTCCGGGAATTATATGAAGAAACCGGTTCAAAGGAATATCAAATCAAAGGTAAGTTTGACCAGAAAGTTTGCTTTGAATTTTCTCAGGATATAAAAGAAAAGATTGGCTATGATTCACAGGAAACGACGATGTTTTATGTTGAATTTCAAGGAGAACGAGCTTTATTACAACCTATTGATGATGAAATCAGTCAGGTCAAATTTGTTAAGAGAGACAAAGTCTTAGATGAACTAAGTTATGGTGAGACAAAAGAGTATTATAGATTGGTGGTGATCAAAAGATGTTAA
- a CDS encoding manganese-dependent inorganic pyrophosphatase, translated as MEKVLIFGHKNPDTDTICSAIAYADLKTKLGMDVEPVRLGEVNGETQFALDTFKAEAPRLISSVATEAKKVILVDHNERQQSADGIEEVTVLEVIDHHRIANFETSDPLYYRCEPVGCTATILNKLYKENGVEIEKNIAGLMLSAIISDSLLFKSPTCTDQDVAAARELAEIAGVDADSYGLDMLKAGADLSDKTIAQLITLDAKEFQMGSYKVEIAQVNAVDTKEVLARQGEIEDALNAVIAAKNLDLFFFVVTDILNNDSVGLALGKQADAVEEAYNVKLDNNTTLLKGVVSRKKQIVPVLTETLARR; from the coding sequence ATGGAAAAAGTACTTATTTTCGGTCATAAAAACCCTGATACTGACACAATTTGTTCTGCGATTGCCTATGCAGATTTAAAAACGAAACTTGGCATGGATGTTGAGCCAGTTAGATTAGGAGAAGTTAATGGGGAAACTCAATTTGCTTTAGATACATTCAAAGCGGAAGCTCCTCGTTTAATCAGCTCTGTTGCAACTGAAGCTAAAAAAGTTATCTTAGTTGACCACAACGAGCGTCAACAAAGTGCAGATGGCATTGAAGAAGTAACGGTATTAGAAGTAATAGATCACCATCGTATCGCTAACTTTGAGACGAGTGATCCTTTATACTACCGTTGTGAACCAGTTGGTTGTACAGCAACAATCTTGAATAAACTATATAAGGAAAATGGTGTAGAGATTGAAAAGAACATTGCTGGTTTAATGCTTTCTGCGATCATTTCTGACTCGTTACTTTTCAAATCACCTACATGCACAGACCAAGACGTAGCTGCAGCTCGTGAACTAGCTGAGATTGCTGGTGTAGATGCGGATAGTTATGGTCTTGATATGCTAAAAGCTGGTGCAGACTTAAGTGATAAAACAATTGCTCAATTAATTACTCTTGATGCAAAAGAGTTCCAAATGGGTAGTTATAAAGTGGAAATCGCACAAGTAAATGCTGTTGATACGAAAGAGGTTCTTGCTCGTCAAGGTGAAATTGAAGATGCACTAAATGCTGTTATCGCAGCTAAAAACCTAGATTTATTCTTCTTCGTGGTTACTGACATTTTAAATAATGATTCAGTAGGTCTTGCTCTTGGTAAGCAGGCAGATGCTGTTGAAGAAGCATACAATGTTAAATTAGATAACAACACAACCTTATTAAAAGGTGTTGTATCTCGTAAAAAGCAAATCGTACCGGTTTTAACTGAAACTTTAGCTAGACGATAA
- a CDS encoding tyrosine-protein phosphatase, whose product MTTTIKTFDKLYNFRDIGGLKTTDGRYMKSGVLYRSDELSRLTRKDLTTLESHNLKLIIDLRTENERKSKPDRVPLIKNLQQIHIPIYHDSQDFSHKEFFKFLTGNSKDLDFEVLIKDFYQSMATERVAEINQTLTLISQSRNLPALIHCTGGKDRTGLLSALIQLTCGVPFETVMQEYLRSNDLIEPRMKKIERFIRLMSLFQIPRERIKPVLIVKADYLKDTHDYMLKQFGSVEGFLIEGCRIEKRTLQNIRDLMLD is encoded by the coding sequence ATGACAACAACTATAAAAACATTTGATAAATTATATAATTTTCGAGACATTGGTGGGCTAAAAACAACAGATGGTCGGTACATGAAATCTGGCGTACTATACAGATCAGATGAATTATCACGATTAACACGAAAAGACCTCACAACCTTGGAATCACATAACTTAAAATTAATCATTGACCTTCGAACTGAGAATGAAAGAAAATCAAAGCCTGACCGGGTTCCATTGATTAAAAACTTACAACAAATTCACATCCCGATTTACCATGATAGCCAGGATTTTTCACATAAAGAGTTTTTCAAGTTCCTAACGGGCAATTCAAAGGATTTGGATTTTGAAGTTTTAATAAAGGATTTTTATCAAAGCATGGCTACTGAAAGAGTCGCAGAAATAAATCAAACGCTAACTCTTATCTCACAATCTCGTAATTTGCCTGCTTTGATTCACTGTACAGGAGGGAAAGATCGTACAGGACTCCTTTCAGCTCTGATTCAATTGACATGTGGTGTTCCTTTTGAAACAGTCATGCAGGAGTACTTACGTTCTAATGACTTAATTGAACCAAGAATGAAAAAGATTGAAAGATTTATAAGGTTGATGAGTTTATTTCAAATCCCACGAGAAAGAATTAAACCAGTGCTTATTGTGAAAGCAGATTATTTAAAAGATACACATGACTATATGTTGAAACAATTTGGTTCAGTCGAAGGGTTTTTAATAGAAGGCTGTAGAATTGAAAAGCGAACTCTCCAAAATATTAGAGACTTGATGTTAGATTAA
- a CDS encoding NUDIX hydrolase translates to MTKTIYVNWDEHYIKLTWYPTTELPPHEKVTSVHGYCFYKDKILLVHINGRGFNTPGGHIEANETPEDALHREVYEEGYVKGTHRYIGMIEVSHEENPHFDPRGKYPLIGYQLFYRMDITECLPFKRENEATSRIWVEPEELPYVIDDHELSTLILKEAMK, encoded by the coding sequence ATGACAAAGACTATCTATGTGAATTGGGACGAGCACTATATTAAGCTTACATGGTATCCTACTACAGAACTTCCTCCTCATGAGAAAGTGACGAGTGTTCATGGGTATTGCTTTTATAAAGACAAAATATTACTTGTACATATTAATGGAAGAGGCTTTAACACACCAGGTGGGCATATAGAGGCCAATGAAACACCTGAAGATGCTCTCCATCGAGAAGTGTATGAAGAGGGATATGTTAAAGGGACTCACAGATATATCGGAATGATTGAAGTAAGTCATGAAGAAAACCCACATTTTGATCCCCGCGGAAAGTATCCTCTAATTGGCTATCAATTGTTTTATCGAATGGACATAACTGAATGTCTTCCTTTTAAACGTGAAAATGAAGCAACTTCAAGAATATGGGTCGAACCAGAGGAACTCCCATATGTGATAGATGATCACGAGCTTAGTACACTCATATTAAAGGAAGCTATGAAATAA
- a CDS encoding MFS transporter, translating to MNQTSKKNSLLLLFGIGTSTFGDFIYLIAINILVLQVTNSAAAVAGLWIMGPIASILTKFWSGSVIDRSNKRNLMIASDIFRALLVAIIPFLTSIWLIYACLFFLSVARAFFEPTSMTYITKLIPQEQRKKFNSYRSLVTSGAFLVGPAIAGVLLIISSAKVAIWINAVTFIVSAIILFLLPNLEKNNSISHGNALSLTNLKQDWRHVLTFSKNSKYIVTIYAIAQFIMVIALGMDAQEVVFTQKVLGLSEADFGYLISITGIGHIIGSLTVSVFSKRLSIQQLMGIGYLMVAIGYLIYALSFSFTSVAVGFIILGYFNAFYNTGFMTFVQNNVPTDMMGRILSVFGTFQSFLQIALILLIGFTGEILELRYTIIIASVLNMVVSLALILLVYRPSRAIYFKETNELSN from the coding sequence TTGAACCAGACATCAAAAAAGAATTCATTATTACTTTTATTCGGGATTGGCACATCCACCTTTGGTGATTTTATTTACCTTATAGCTATTAATATCCTTGTCCTACAAGTCACAAATTCGGCGGCTGCAGTAGCAGGATTATGGATTATGGGGCCAATTGCTTCGATACTTACAAAATTTTGGTCAGGTAGTGTCATTGATCGAAGTAACAAGCGAAATCTTATGATTGCCTCTGACATATTTCGTGCACTTTTAGTAGCTATTATTCCTTTTTTAACATCGATATGGCTTATTTATGCCTGTCTATTTTTTCTTTCTGTTGCAAGAGCGTTTTTCGAGCCAACATCAATGACCTATATCACGAAATTAATCCCACAGGAGCAGCGAAAAAAATTCAATTCATATCGTAGTCTTGTGACATCCGGTGCTTTTTTAGTTGGCCCTGCAATTGCAGGTGTACTATTAATTATTAGCTCTGCAAAAGTTGCTATCTGGATCAACGCAGTTACATTTATTGTTTCAGCAATCATCTTATTCCTTCTACCAAATCTAGAGAAAAACAATAGTATTTCACACGGGAATGCCTTAAGTCTCACTAACCTTAAACAGGATTGGCGACATGTTCTAACCTTTAGTAAAAACAGTAAGTACATAGTAACAATCTACGCGATTGCTCAGTTTATAATGGTTATTGCCTTAGGAATGGACGCTCAAGAGGTTGTCTTCACTCAAAAGGTTCTCGGACTTTCGGAAGCAGATTTTGGATATTTAATTAGCATAACAGGAATTGGTCATATTATAGGTTCTCTGACCGTATCAGTTTTTTCAAAGAGACTCTCAATCCAGCAACTAATGGGAATTGGTTACTTGATGGTTGCTATCGGTTACCTGATTTATGCTTTATCGTTCTCTTTCACATCTGTCGCAGTTGGTTTTATCATACTAGGTTACTTTAATGCTTTCTATAACACTGGTTTCATGACGTTTGTTCAAAATAACGTACCAACCGATATGATGGGGCGGATCTTAAGTGTGTTTGGGACCTTCCAAAGTTTCCTTCAAATTGCATTAATCTTGTTAATTGGTTTTACTGGGGAGATTTTAGAACTACGTTATACCATTATCATTGCCTCTGTACTTAACATGGTTGTTAGCTTAGCTTTAATCTTACTAGTGTATAGACCATCTAGAGCGATCTATTTTAAAGAAACAAATGAATTATCGAATTAG